In Vigna angularis cultivar LongXiaoDou No.4 chromosome 8, ASM1680809v1, whole genome shotgun sequence, one DNA window encodes the following:
- the LOC108345331 gene encoding sucrose transport protein SUC8 translates to MEEQPKREPSPLRKMVAVSSIAAGIQFGWALQLSLLTPYVQTLGVPHAWASFIWLCGPISGLVVQPIVGYCSDHCKSPFGRRRPFILAGALFVAIAIILIGFAADIGHLAGDDITKKTRPRAVAIFVIGFWILDVANNMLQGPCRAFLGDLAAGDQKKTRTANSFYSFFMAVGNVLGYAAGSYDGLHKIFPFTETEACNVFCANLKSCFFFSIVLLLVLCIIVLSCVNDPQFIPASEKMKVEEAENTHVSCFCGELCVAFKGLKKPMWMLMLVTAITWIAWFPYVLFDTDWMGREVYGGDVGQKAYDDGVHAGSLGLMLNSVVLAVASLGVEPLGRLVGGVKWLWAIVNVILAVCMAMTVPIAKIAEHQRALNPALIGNPSMNVKAGSLAFFCVLGIPLAVTYSVPFALASIYSSNSGAGQGLSLGLLNVAIVIPQMIVSAISGPWDSWFGGGNLPAFVLGAVAAAIGAILAVVVLPNPKKHDATKIPSLSMGSFH, encoded by the exons ATGGAGGAACAACCAAAAAGGGAACCTAGTCCCCTCCGTAAAATGGTGGCGGTGTCATCCATCGCTGCCGGTATCCAATTCGGATGGGCCCTACAACTCTCCCTTCTAACACCATATGTACAAACCCTAGGAGTTCCTCATGCTTGGGCCTCTTTCATCTGGCTCTGTGGCCCCATCTCTGGCCTCGTAGTTCAGCCCATTGTAGGCTATTGCAGTGACCATTGCAAGTCTCCTTTCGGTCGTCGTCGTCCCTTTATCCTCGCCGGTGCACTTTTCGTTGCCATAGCCATTATTCTTATTGGCTTCGCTGCCGATATAGGACACTTAGCTGGCGATGACATCACCAAGAAAACCCGTCCACGTGCCGTCGCCATTTTCGTCATTGGCTTCTGGATCTTAGATGTTGCCAACAACATGCTCCAAGGTCCATGTCGCGCCTTCCTCGGTGACTTGGCTGCCGGCGATCAGAAGAAGACGAGAACCGCAAACTCGTTCTACTCTTTTTTCATGGCTGTCGGCAACGTCCTGGGCTATGCCGCAGGATCTTATGACGGTCTCCACAAGATCTTCCCTTTCACAGAAACTGAGGCATGCAACGTCTTCTGCGCAAACCTAAAGAGttgctttttcttctccatcgttcttcttcttgttctatGCATTATCGTTCTCTCTTGCGTGAATGACCCTCAGTTCATTCCGGCATCTGAGAAGATGAAGGTTGAGGAGGCAGAGAACACGCACGTTTCATGCTTCTGCGGAGAGTTGTGCGTTGCATTCAAGGGACTGAAGAAGCCAATGTGGATGTTGATGCTAGTGACAGCTATTACATGGATTGCGTGGTTCCCATATGTGTTGTTCGACACTGACTGGATGGGTCGTGAGGTGTACGGCGGTGATGTGGGTCAGAAGGCATACGATGATGGTGTGCATGCTGGTTCTTTGGGGCTCATGTTGAATTCAGTGGTGTTGGCTGTGGCGTCTTTGGGTGTAGAACCACTAGGTCGCTTGGTTGGTGGAGTCAAGTGGTTGTGGGCAATCGTTAATGTTATTCTCGCAGTTTGCATGGCAATGACTGTGCCCATTGCAAAAATCGCTGAGCATCAACGTGCCCTTAACCCTGCCCTCATTGGAAACCCCTCAATGAATGTGAAAGCTGGATCCTTAGCCTTCTTCTGCGTCCTTGGTATTCCTTTGGCG GTTACGTATAGTGTTCCCTTTGCTTTAGCCTCTATCTACTCTAGCAACTCAGGAGCAGGacaag GACTATCTTTGGGTCTTCTCAATGTTGCAATTGTGATTCCTCAG ATGATTGTATCGGCAATTAGTGGACCATGGGATTCTTGGTTTGGTGGTGGCAACTTGCCGGCGTTCGTGTTGGGCGCGGTGGCGGCTGCCATAGGTGCCATACTGGCAGTTGTTGTACTTCCAAACCCCAAGAAACACGATGCAACCAAGATTCCTAGCCTCTCCATGGGAAGTTTCCATTAA